In Heliomicrobium gestii, a single genomic region encodes these proteins:
- a CDS encoding HypC/HybG/HupF family hydrogenase formation chaperone, whose amino-acid sequence MCLAAPSRIIAIQEGGFLAEVESFGNKRTVGLTLVPEAKVGDYVIVHAGFAVQILDEEAALDSLKAWEEILAATRSGS is encoded by the coding sequence ATGTGTCTGGCTGCTCCGTCGCGGATCATCGCCATCCAAGAGGGCGGTTTTTTGGCAGAGGTGGAGTCCTTTGGCAATAAAAGAACCGTCGGGCTCACCCTGGTCCCGGAAGCGAAGGTGGGCGATTATGTCATCGTCCATGCCGGTTTCGCCGTTCAGATTCTAGACGAAGAGGCCGCCCTCGACAGCCTGAAGGCCTGGGAGGAGATCCTGGCGGCGACTCGAAGTGGATCGTAA
- a CDS encoding YdcF family protein, with protein MDTLFVLKFIYSFMLPPGLFIPLFLFGAFYCQRRRLQGPALFSAVMTLLLYLVSAPVAGDAIIRSLESRYTPPDAPSGDVIVMLGGGSTLDTPDIDGLGQMTGSSATRLLTAARLHRLTGAPIIVSAGQVYENSGVESRIALRQLVGLGVPESKIIAEEISRNTEENARYTKEILDARGFRNPILVTSAFHMERSVGHFSKAGVSTLPYPTDYRANRVATYTLADWTPTAAALSNTSLAIKEYLGLLPLLVK; from the coding sequence TTGGATACACTTTTCGTCCTCAAATTCATCTACAGTTTTATGCTTCCCCCCGGCCTGTTCATCCCTCTTTTCCTGTTTGGAGCCTTCTATTGCCAGAGAAGGCGACTGCAGGGACCTGCCCTTTTTTCGGCTGTGATGACGCTCTTGCTCTACCTGGTCTCGGCGCCGGTTGCCGGCGACGCCATCATCCGCTCCCTGGAAAGCCGGTATACGCCGCCTGATGCTCCGTCGGGAGACGTCATCGTCATGCTCGGCGGGGGATCGACCCTGGATACGCCCGATATCGATGGGTTGGGCCAGATGACCGGAAGCAGCGCCACCCGCCTCTTGACGGCGGCCCGCCTGCACCGGCTCACCGGCGCGCCCATCATCGTCTCGGCCGGTCAGGTCTACGAAAACAGCGGCGTCGAGTCCCGCATCGCCCTTCGCCAACTCGTCGGCCTCGGCGTTCCGGAATCGAAGATCATCGCCGAGGAGATCAGCCGCAATACAGAGGAAAACGCCCGTTACACAAAAGAAATCCTCGACGCGCGAGGATTTCGAAACCCGATTTTGGTGACATCGGCCTTTCACATGGAGCGCTCTGTCGGCCATTTCTCAAAAGCCGGCGTGTCGACGCTCCCTTACCCGACTGATTACCGGGCCAACCGGGTCGCTACCTACACCCTCGCCGATTGGACACCCACTGCAGCCGCTTTGTCGAACACAAGCCTGGCGATCAAAGAGTACCTGGGGCTGCTCCCGTTGCTGGTCAAGTAA
- the hypB gene encoding hydrogenase nickel incorporation protein HypB, with amino-acid sequence MQIKLGQNLLGANAAVAGEIRRLMEEKGLLLLNLMSSPGAGKTTLLEKTLAAVKERLRVAVIEGDVATTKDAERIARLGIPVVQINTHGACHLDAAMVRDVLPAFDLDNLDLLIVENVGNLVCPAEFDLGEAMKVVVLSTTEGNDKVPKYPLMFREAGALLLNKIDLLPFTDFRLDELAADLGQIHPGLPRFDLSARTGEGMDRWIDWLSNQAEERRRR; translated from the coding sequence ATGCAGATCAAACTGGGTCAAAACCTGCTCGGCGCCAACGCGGCCGTCGCTGGCGAAATCCGCCGGTTGATGGAGGAAAAGGGACTGCTCCTGCTCAACCTGATGAGTTCGCCCGGCGCTGGCAAAACAACGCTGCTGGAAAAGACGCTGGCTGCTGTCAAGGAGCGACTGCGCGTCGCCGTGATCGAGGGAGATGTGGCGACCACCAAGGATGCCGAACGGATCGCCCGCCTCGGTATCCCTGTCGTTCAGATCAACACCCACGGCGCGTGTCACCTCGACGCCGCCATGGTTCGTGATGTGCTGCCTGCCTTCGACCTGGACAACCTCGACCTGTTGATTGTAGAGAACGTGGGCAATCTGGTCTGTCCAGCCGAGTTTGACCTCGGTGAGGCCATGAAGGTCGTCGTTCTGTCCACGACAGAAGGCAATGACAAGGTGCCCAAGTACCCGCTCATGTTTCGCGAGGCAGGGGCCTTGCTCCTCAACAAGATCGACCTGCTGCCCTTCACCGACTTTCGCCTTGACGAACTGGCCGCCGATCTGGGACAGATCCACCCCGGTCTGCCCCGGTTTGACCTGTCTGCCCGCACAGGAGAAGGGATGGACCGGTGGATCGACTGGCTGTCGAACCAGGCGGAGGAGCGTCGCCGGCGATGA
- a CDS encoding nitroreductase family protein: MEAIFSRRSVRKYTDQPVSEETVKELLAAAMNAPSAGNEQPWHFIVIGDRATLDQIPAFHPYAGMVKQAPVAILVCGDETLEKYKGFWVQDCSAAVENLLIAAESLDLGAVWVGVYPEAERVAHFRTLLAIPDHVIPLALIPVGYPAEKPAPANRFDPSRIHYNRW; the protein is encoded by the coding sequence ATGGAGGCCATTTTTTCCCGGAGAAGTGTGCGCAAATACACCGATCAGCCGGTCTCGGAAGAGACCGTCAAGGAACTGCTGGCGGCGGCCATGAACGCCCCCTCAGCAGGCAATGAACAGCCCTGGCATTTCATCGTCATCGGCGATCGGGCCACACTTGACCAGATACCCGCCTTTCATCCCTATGCCGGCATGGTCAAACAGGCCCCCGTGGCGATCCTGGTCTGTGGCGACGAGACGCTGGAAAAGTACAAGGGTTTTTGGGTGCAGGATTGCTCGGCTGCGGTGGAGAACCTGCTGATCGCCGCCGAATCGCTCGACCTTGGCGCTGTCTGGGTAGGGGTCTATCCGGAGGCCGAACGGGTGGCCCATTTTCGAACGCTCTTGGCGATTCCCGACCATGTCATCCCCCTGGCGCTGATCCCTGTCGGCTATCCCGCCGAGAAACCAGCGCCAGCCAACCGCTTCGACCCGTCACGCATCCATTACAACCGCTGGTAA
- a CDS encoding helix-turn-helix domain-containing protein translates to MDKRTLRELRRLLGLTQKELADRAGCVQSEISKIEKGRIPKFDLAQRIARALEVEAEYIKWN, encoded by the coding sequence ATGGACAAACGAACGCTAAGGGAGTTGCGTCGTTTGCTCGGCCTCACACAGAAAGAGCTTGCCGATAGGGCTGGGTGTGTCCAATCTGAGATATCAAAGATCGAAAAAGGGAGAATACCCAAGTTCGACTTGGCCCAGCGAATCGCAAGAGCATTAGAGGTCGAAGCGGAATACATAAAATGGAATTGA
- a CDS encoding phage holin, LLH family, giving the protein MDPNLFLLGLFVIVFGVIVMVTFAIRSYGPALVEFMKSATTEQQRQTVTKLAQSAVVFARARFGDLSGKEQFAKALLFTSSALAEKGILVSPEELEATVEFAYEEAKKAGLVVSLGELKKIAEGEPEAPATPEDGVPVT; this is encoded by the coding sequence GTGGATCCCAATCTGTTTCTACTCGGGCTCTTTGTCATTGTCTTCGGGGTAATTGTCATGGTCACCTTTGCCATCCGTTCCTACGGTCCTGCGCTCGTGGAGTTCATGAAATCAGCGACGACAGAGCAGCAACGGCAGACCGTAACAAAGTTGGCCCAATCGGCCGTCGTATTTGCCCGCGCCCGTTTCGGCGACCTCTCGGGCAAAGAACAGTTTGCCAAAGCGCTTTTGTTCACCAGCAGCGCCCTGGCGGAAAAGGGCATCCTGGTCTCGCCGGAAGAGCTGGAAGCGACCGTCGAATTTGCCTATGAAGAGGCCAAAAAGGCGGGGTTGGTCGTCTCTTTGGGAGAATTAAAGAAAATTGCCGAGGGAGAGCCCGAGGCGCCGGCGACGCCGGAGGATGGGGTGCCTGTCACCTAA
- the hypF gene encoding carbamoyltransferase HypF, with amino-acid sequence MDRLAVEPGGGASPAMTGDKGRAEKDGFPRYADNRVARTILVTGTVQGVGFRPFVYRQALRFSLAGWVRNGAAGVEIRMEGAAEAIDAFLQALRNEAPPLSRIIAVQVREAPVEGFRDFSIITSESAVGINDDGASAKANDRAIARIPPDVALCPDCRRELADQADRHYRYPFTNCTHCGPRFTIIRQVPYDRAQTTMASFPMCPDCRREYDDPLDRRFHAQPTACPACGPRVWFADEDGRERPGHWAGAFREWMERGKIIALKGLGGFHLVCDGRNSAAIAELRRRKRRPAKALAVMGRDLATLHRLCRISDQEEAALSGPEAPIVILERRGDAGLPENLAPGTSTLGAMLPYTPLHHLLFDDSLDLLVMTSGNAGGLPLVRDNGAALAQLNGIADAFVFHDREIVSRADDSVVRYIDGVLQFYRRSRGYVPEGIPIPWPKGVPDRTVLAAGAETKNTFALFGRGAAYLSQHIGHVDTREGRDNYLESCENLQRLLDLAPQRVARDGHPQYRITALAEEIARARCPAIAGAASPEADLPARDAAAPPTTGLPVDEVQHHHAHLAAVLADNGETGPAIGVILDGTGAGEDGGIRGFEILSGDLRDYRRHFWLRPVPLPGGEAAIRRPWLTASAFLGEAFGDAGWAKAKTLFPERLVPIENARRMAEKRLNTPLVSSAGRLFDAVAALLGLCLENSYDGQAAIELGERVRLRLGLTGCEEREPVLDHSVLGGAAGTPVDGLVEAALADGAYPFTLPEATGGLSGEAPGAIDYAPLLSAILADRESGVAIEVIASRFHNTLVRMAEAALLTVRDASGIDCVALGGGVFQNPYLFTLARRLLARRGFRVLFPSRAPANDGGLALGQGVISLWRGV; translated from the coding sequence GTGGATCGACTGGCTGTCGAACCAGGCGGAGGAGCGTCGCCGGCGATGACGGGCGACAAGGGCCGGGCAGAAAAGGATGGGTTCCCGCGGTACGCCGACAACCGGGTGGCGCGAACGATCCTGGTGACCGGCACCGTTCAGGGCGTCGGTTTCCGACCCTTTGTCTACCGGCAGGCCTTGCGGTTCAGCCTGGCCGGCTGGGTGCGCAACGGAGCGGCCGGTGTGGAGATCCGGATGGAAGGCGCTGCGGAAGCGATCGACGCCTTTTTGCAGGCGCTTAGAAACGAAGCGCCGCCCCTGAGCCGCATCATCGCGGTGCAGGTCCGGGAAGCGCCGGTCGAGGGCTTTCGCGACTTCTCCATCATCACAAGCGAATCCGCCGTGGGGATCAATGACGATGGGGCGAGCGCAAAGGCAAACGATCGGGCGATCGCGCGCATCCCTCCCGATGTGGCGCTCTGCCCCGACTGCCGCCGCGAACTTGCCGATCAGGCTGACCGCCACTACCGGTACCCCTTTACCAACTGCACCCACTGCGGCCCCCGTTTCACCATCATCCGTCAAGTCCCCTATGATCGGGCGCAGACGACCATGGCCTCTTTTCCCATGTGCCCGGACTGCCGCCGTGAATACGACGATCCCCTTGATCGCCGCTTTCACGCCCAGCCCACGGCCTGCCCCGCCTGCGGCCCCCGTGTCTGGTTTGCCGACGAAGACGGGCGGGAGAGGCCCGGTCACTGGGCCGGCGCCTTCCGGGAATGGATGGAACGAGGGAAGATCATTGCCCTCAAGGGGCTGGGCGGTTTCCACCTTGTCTGCGACGGTCGCAACAGCGCCGCCATCGCCGAACTGCGCCGGCGCAAAAGGCGACCGGCCAAGGCTTTGGCGGTGATGGGACGGGATCTGGCCACCCTTCACCGCTTGTGCCGCATCAGCGATCAGGAGGAGGCGGCGCTCTCAGGACCGGAGGCGCCGATCGTCATTCTGGAGCGGCGAGGGGATGCCGGACTGCCGGAGAACCTGGCGCCGGGAACAAGCACCCTGGGGGCCATGTTGCCCTATACGCCGCTTCATCACCTGCTCTTTGACGATTCCCTCGACCTGCTCGTCATGACCTCGGGAAACGCCGGGGGACTGCCCCTCGTCCGGGACAATGGGGCGGCTCTCGCTCAATTAAACGGCATCGCCGACGCCTTTGTCTTCCACGACCGCGAGATCGTCAGCCGCGCCGACGACTCCGTCGTCCGGTATATCGACGGCGTTCTTCAGTTTTACCGCCGTTCCCGCGGTTATGTGCCCGAAGGGATCCCGATCCCCTGGCCGAAGGGTGTCCCTGACCGGACAGTCCTGGCCGCCGGAGCGGAGACGAAAAACACCTTCGCCCTCTTCGGGCGCGGCGCCGCCTACCTGAGCCAGCACATCGGCCATGTAGATACCCGTGAGGGCCGCGACAACTACCTGGAGAGTTGTGAAAATTTGCAGCGTCTTCTCGATCTGGCGCCACAGCGGGTGGCCCGAGATGGTCATCCCCAGTACCGCATTACGGCGCTGGCCGAGGAGATCGCCCGAGCGCGATGTCCGGCGATTGCTGGAGCGGCTTCTCCCGAGGCTGACCTCCCGGCACGCGATGCGGCAGCGCCTCCGACAACCGGCCTGCCGGTTGACGAAGTCCAGCATCACCACGCCCACCTGGCCGCTGTCCTGGCCGATAACGGCGAGACAGGACCGGCCATCGGCGTCATCCTCGACGGAACCGGGGCAGGGGAAGATGGCGGCATCCGGGGGTTTGAGATCCTCAGCGGCGATCTGCGGGACTACCGACGCCATTTCTGGCTGCGGCCCGTTCCCCTTCCCGGCGGGGAAGCGGCGATTCGCCGGCCTTGGCTGACGGCGTCCGCTTTTTTGGGCGAGGCCTTCGGCGACGCCGGTTGGGCAAAGGCAAAAACACTCTTTCCGGAACGGTTGGTTCCGATCGAAAACGCCCGCCGCATGGCGGAAAAAAGGCTGAATACGCCGCTCGTCTCCAGCGCCGGCCGGCTCTTCGACGCCGTCGCCGCCCTGCTCGGCCTCTGCCTGGAAAACAGTTATGACGGTCAGGCGGCGATCGAACTGGGCGAGCGGGTGCGCCTGCGCCTGGGGTTGACCGGCTGTGAGGAGCGAGAACCGGTTCTCGATCACAGCGTTCTCGGAGGCGCTGCCGGAACGCCCGTTGACGGCCTGGTGGAGGCGGCGCTGGCCGACGGGGCGTACCCGTTTACGCTTCCTGAGGCAACGGGCGGCCTTTCCGGCGAAGCCCCTGGCGCGATCGATTATGCGCCGCTCCTGTCGGCGATCTTGGCGGATCGGGAGTCGGGCGTCGCCATCGAGGTCATCGCCAGCCGCTTTCACAACACCCTGGTCCGCATGGCCGAAGCGGCCCTTTTGACTGTGCGGGATGCAAGCGGCATCGATTGCGTCGCCTTGGGCGGCGGTGTGTTTCAGAATCCCTACCTGTTTACACTGGCTCGCCGCCTGTTGGCGCGGCGGGGATTTCGCGTCCTGTTTCCTAGCCGCGCGCCGGCCAATGACGGCGGCCTCGCCCTCGGTCAGGGCGTCATCAGTTTGTGGAGGGGGGTATGA
- a CDS encoding polysaccharide deacetylase family protein translates to MTVGKVWAGLFVGAVIALGYALTVNPGITASVFGASPPQANHQSDPTADAAMNRPATPPKDPAKSVADPSGETAAGKPERLQTIRANTVSLQGKALTRWQEWREGVERLSREQPAQVYIGGDPSGKRLCLTFDDGPDGRNTPQILDTLRQKGVLATFFVLGEQASTYPQVVKRVEREGHLVASHSYSHPHFTKTGERSIRSELSRTEETLRGITGKRPALFRPPYGDIDKAVLPVLEHSGYRAVLWSLDTFDWDHKRPEEIAAYVIENARSGDIILMHCGGNGAATAKALPVMIDGLRQKGYAFVTVAEMLAVDAYQ, encoded by the coding sequence ATGACTGTTGGCAAGGTGTGGGCCGGTCTCTTCGTCGGCGCCGTTATTGCGCTGGGATACGCGCTGACAGTAAATCCGGGAATCACGGCGTCGGTTTTTGGGGCATCGCCTCCCCAGGCCAATCACCAATCTGATCCCACGGCGGATGCAGCCATGAATCGACCAGCCACTCCCCCAAAAGACCCAGCGAAATCAGTCGCTGATCCATCCGGGGAAACTGCGGCGGGAAAACCAGAACGACTCCAAACGATCCGGGCCAACACCGTTTCACTCCAGGGCAAGGCCCTGACCCGCTGGCAGGAGTGGCGGGAGGGTGTGGAGCGCTTGTCGCGGGAACAGCCGGCTCAGGTCTACATCGGCGGCGACCCTTCGGGCAAACGCCTCTGCCTGACCTTTGACGACGGTCCCGACGGGAGAAACACCCCCCAGATTCTTGATACCCTCCGGCAGAAGGGCGTTTTGGCCACCTTTTTCGTGCTTGGGGAACAGGCGTCCACCTATCCCCAGGTGGTGAAACGGGTCGAGCGGGAGGGCCATCTGGTGGCAAGCCACAGCTACAGCCATCCCCACTTTACCAAAACCGGCGAAAGGTCGATCCGCTCGGAACTGAGTCGGACCGAGGAGACCCTGCGTGGAATCACCGGCAAAAGGCCGGCCCTTTTCCGGCCGCCCTACGGGGACATCGATAAGGCCGTCCTTCCCGTGCTGGAACACAGCGGATACAGGGCCGTCCTCTGGTCGCTCGATACCTTCGATTGGGACCATAAGCGACCGGAGGAAATCGCGGCCTATGTCATCGAGAATGCCCGGTCTGGAGACATCATCCTGATGCACTGCGGCGGCAACGGGGCGGCGACGGCGAAAGCCCTCCCGGTCATGATCGACGGTTTGCGGCAAAAAGGCTATGCCTTTGTGACCGTGGCAGAGATGCTGGCTGTCGATGCTTATCAATAG
- a CDS encoding outer membrane protein assembly factor BamB family protein, translating to MHRWLTHIGVTALVTLLMVPTAWAATIQWPDGSRFEGELRGGKMEGPGALRWSNGTFYKGDFSNSLPHGKGRLLWPNGVYYEGDFKQGNFDGVGLLMESPDHYFVGEFQANQPQGMGIRRKEDIIDGGLWEKGMADPVYNRSQPNRIAGIQTWHEAVLIGDHALIPVEPFLTRNGWIAKTTDAHFPVSFEKNSCRLFLQAANPVARLDNKPKWLSSTPILHQTTLYADIGDLLSLSGQPALDRAYFTPPASTQLNLTPLHTPSRQLLRYGPARLEKAAFAPSDGSRFGAPLVARDGSIYVGTEAGTVYALGADGSEKWRYDAGGAVVTAPTVTQDRILVAASKQIVALDGAGALQWTLSAPVREGGLTAAPDGTVWAVSDEGVLLRIAAATGDILTTVRTPCSPAFPPLVASDGTIYAAGDKRLNAFSPSGECKWSVKTGGAIYGSPALHPDGTVYMATLDGSEPVPRARKMTLFALDSATGEEKWKTRILGGDHPSGIAVGWNGIYVATDSELLALSSTGQILWQTSLLPSTGSRFIAGAPVIDLSGTLFVNANVFGDARIIAVDPQGKVLATQAVKGVISGPMTLDTFGNLIAGAEELLVIR from the coding sequence ATGCATCGTTGGCTGACTCACATCGGCGTCACGGCTTTGGTCACCCTGTTGATGGTCCCCACGGCCTGGGCCGCGACGATTCAATGGCCGGACGGCTCCCGCTTCGAGGGGGAGTTACGGGGAGGGAAAATGGAGGGACCCGGCGCGCTGCGCTGGTCCAACGGAACGTTCTACAAGGGTGACTTCTCCAACTCGCTCCCCCATGGAAAGGGTCGCCTGCTATGGCCGAACGGGGTCTATTATGAAGGCGATTTTAAACAAGGCAATTTTGATGGCGTAGGCCTGCTCATGGAGAGCCCGGACCACTACTTCGTCGGCGAGTTTCAGGCCAATCAGCCCCAGGGCATGGGGATACGGCGTAAGGAGGACATCATCGACGGCGGTCTCTGGGAGAAAGGGATGGCCGATCCCGTCTACAACCGGTCCCAGCCGAACCGGATCGCCGGAATTCAGACATGGCATGAGGCCGTCCTCATTGGCGATCATGCGCTGATTCCCGTTGAACCCTTTCTCACCCGAAATGGCTGGATCGCCAAGACAACAGATGCCCACTTCCCGGTCAGCTTTGAAAAAAACAGCTGCCGGCTTTTCCTGCAGGCTGCCAACCCCGTCGCTCGCCTGGACAATAAACCGAAATGGCTCAGTTCGACCCCGATCCTGCATCAAACAACCCTCTACGCCGATATTGGCGATCTCCTCTCCCTCTCGGGGCAACCTGCCTTAGACCGGGCCTACTTCACGCCCCCGGCAAGCACGCAATTGAATCTGACTCCCCTCCACACCCCTTCTCGCCAGCTGTTGCGTTATGGGCCTGCCCGGTTGGAAAAGGCAGCCTTCGCCCCATCTGACGGCAGTCGATTTGGGGCGCCCCTGGTCGCCCGAGACGGTTCCATCTATGTGGGCACAGAGGCCGGCACCGTCTACGCCCTCGGCGCCGATGGATCGGAAAAATGGCGCTATGACGCCGGTGGCGCCGTGGTCACCGCGCCGACGGTGACACAAGACCGGATCCTGGTTGCCGCTTCGAAACAGATCGTCGCGCTGGACGGCGCCGGCGCCCTTCAGTGGACCCTTTCCGCCCCGGTGCGTGAAGGCGGCCTGACAGCGGCGCCTGACGGGACCGTCTGGGCAGTCAGCGATGAGGGCGTCCTGCTGCGGATCGCCGCCGCAACAGGCGACATCCTGACGACCGTCAGAACACCTTGCTCCCCCGCCTTCCCTCCCCTTGTCGCATCAGACGGGACCATCTACGCAGCCGGCGACAAACGGTTGAACGCCTTTTCCCCATCTGGGGAGTGCAAATGGTCTGTTAAGACCGGCGGCGCAATCTATGGATCGCCGGCCCTTCACCCTGACGGAACCGTATACATGGCGACGCTCGACGGGAGTGAACCCGTTCCAAGAGCGCGAAAAATGACCCTGTTCGCCTTGGATTCGGCCACGGGAGAAGAAAAATGGAAAACACGGATATTGGGCGGCGATCATCCTTCAGGGATCGCCGTCGGCTGGAATGGGATCTACGTGGCCACCGATTCGGAATTGCTTGCCCTGTCTTCTACCGGACAGATCCTCTGGCAGACTTCTCTGCTTCCCTCTACCGGTTCGCGGTTCATTGCCGGCGCTCCCGTGATCGACCTCAGCGGAACCCTATTTGTGAATGCAAACGTGTTCGGCGACGCTCGGATCATCGCCGTCGACCCTCAGGGGAAGGTCCTGGCGACGCAGGCAGTAAAGGGCGTCATCTCCGGTCCGATGACCTTGGACACCTTTGGCAATCTCATCGCCGGCGCCGAGGAACTCCTCGTCATCCGGTAA
- the hypD gene encoding hydrogenase formation protein HypD, with amino-acid sequence MHKEILKRFRDPEMGQQMAQRVRDSLDRLTQRLGRRANVMEFCGTHTAAISRTGVRELLKPHVNLMSGPGCPVCVSDYSDIDRIIALAGQPGAIIATFGDMMKVPGSRTTLQEEKARGADVRIVYSSLDALAIARENPQQAVIFVGVGFETTAPTAAVTIEQAVREGRDNFFIYSLHKLTPPAMAALLPDPELQVDGILLPGHVSMITGRGYWDFLSRQLGLPGVVAGFEPLELLSAVDHLAQLLQEGRPSVVNAYGRAVKEEGNRAALDAMARCFDLQEGHWRGLGTVPASAMKLKPALASWDAEVRFPLEMTPAAPPKGCLCGEILKGKKTPFDCPLFASGCEPARPIGPCMVSHEGTCATFYRYERFAVSGGASHLREGGRP; translated from the coding sequence TTGCACAAGGAGATCCTCAAGCGGTTCCGCGATCCCGAAATGGGACAGCAGATGGCGCAGCGGGTGCGGGATAGCCTGGACCGGCTGACCCAACGGTTGGGGCGGCGGGCCAATGTGATGGAGTTCTGCGGCACCCATACGGCGGCCATCTCGCGAACAGGTGTGCGGGAACTGTTAAAGCCCCATGTGAACCTGATGAGCGGACCCGGTTGCCCCGTCTGTGTCAGCGACTACAGCGACATTGACCGGATCATCGCCCTCGCCGGCCAGCCTGGGGCGATCATCGCCACCTTTGGCGACATGATGAAGGTTCCTGGCAGCCGGACGACCTTGCAGGAGGAAAAGGCCCGCGGCGCCGATGTGCGGATTGTCTACTCCTCCCTGGACGCCTTGGCGATTGCGCGGGAGAACCCGCAACAGGCCGTCATCTTTGTCGGTGTCGGCTTTGAAACGACGGCGCCGACAGCGGCGGTGACGATCGAACAGGCCGTTCGCGAGGGCCGGGACAACTTTTTCATCTATTCGCTGCACAAGCTCACCCCGCCGGCCATGGCCGCTCTTTTGCCCGATCCGGAACTGCAGGTCGACGGCATCCTGTTGCCCGGCCATGTGAGCATGATCACCGGCCGCGGCTATTGGGATTTTCTCTCCCGCCAATTGGGCCTGCCCGGGGTGGTGGCCGGTTTTGAGCCCCTGGAACTGCTCAGCGCCGTCGATCATCTGGCCCAACTGCTCCAGGAAGGCCGCCCGAGTGTCGTCAACGCCTATGGACGAGCGGTTAAGGAAGAGGGCAACCGTGCGGCTCTTGACGCCATGGCGCGCTGTTTTGACCTGCAAGAAGGCCATTGGCGCGGGTTGGGAACGGTGCCGGCGAGCGCCATGAAACTGAAGCCGGCCCTGGCTTCCTGGGACGCTGAAGTCCGCTTTCCCCTCGAAATGACGCCGGCCGCGCCTCCGAAGGGCTGTCTGTGCGGGGAGATCCTCAAAGGCAAGAAGACGCCCTTTGACTGCCCCCTCTTCGCCAGCGGCTGTGAACCCGCCCGCCCCATCGGCCCCTGCATGGTCTCTCATGAAGGGACGTGCGCCACCTTCTACCGCTATGAGCGCTTTGCGGTGAGCGGCGGCGCATCACATTTACGCGAAGGAGGGCGGCCATGA
- the hypE gene encoding hydrogenase expression/formation protein HypE translates to MTEERILLAHGDGGALTHRLVKEIFLRYLRHPALRELTDAALLHLPEGRLAMTTDTFVVKPIFFPGGDIGKLAVAGTVNDLAVTGARPRYLTAGFILEEGFPLADLERVVASLARTAQEAGVAIVAGDTKVVERGCGDGIYINTAGVGVVADGCDLGYHRIMPGDVVLINGTIGDHGLSILSKRAGIEFETPVESDCAPLNGVTEMLLDRFPDSIRFMRDPTRGGVATTLNEVSQSTGCDIILDESALPIREEVQGAAELLGLDPLYLANEGKVLIVAASDAAEAILSALREHPLGSDAAAIGRVEAGRGGAFSPGAGQASELTAEPGPVSAQGKGRVFLRTPLGGHRILDMLAGDPLPRIC, encoded by the coding sequence ATGACGGAAGAACGCATTCTGCTGGCCCATGGCGACGGCGGCGCCTTGACCCACCGCCTGGTCAAAGAGATCTTCCTGCGCTACTTGAGACACCCCGCCTTGCGGGAGTTGACCGACGCCGCCTTGCTCCACCTGCCCGAGGGACGGCTGGCCATGACCACCGACACCTTTGTCGTCAAGCCGATCTTTTTTCCTGGCGGCGATATCGGCAAACTGGCTGTCGCCGGAACGGTCAACGACCTGGCGGTCACAGGGGCGCGCCCCCGCTATCTGACGGCCGGCTTCATCCTGGAAGAGGGTTTTCCTCTCGCCGATCTGGAACGTGTCGTCGCCTCGCTGGCCCGGACGGCCCAAGAGGCGGGCGTTGCCATCGTCGCCGGCGATACGAAGGTGGTCGAGCGGGGGTGCGGCGACGGGATTTACATCAACACAGCCGGCGTCGGTGTCGTTGCCGACGGGTGCGACCTGGGCTACCACCGCATCATGCCCGGTGATGTTGTGCTCATCAACGGGACCATTGGTGATCACGGGTTGTCGATCCTCTCCAAACGGGCGGGCATCGAATTTGAAACGCCTGTCGAGAGCGACTGCGCACCCTTAAACGGCGTGACGGAAATGCTGTTGGATCGCTTTCCCGATTCCATCCGGTTCATGCGCGATCCGACCCGGGGCGGTGTCGCCACCACCTTGAACGAGGTATCCCAATCGACAGGTTGCGACATCATCCTCGACGAGTCCGCTCTCCCTATCCGTGAAGAGGTGCAGGGCGCCGCCGAACTGCTCGGTCTCGATCCCCTGTACCTGGCCAATGAGGGGAAGGTGTTGATCGTCGCCGCTTCCGATGCGGCCGAGGCGATCCTGTCGGCCTTGCGCGAACATCCTCTGGGGAGCGACGCCGCCGCCATCGGACGAGTCGAGGCGGGTCGAGGGGGAGCCTTCTCGCCGGGAGCCGGACAAGCTTCGGAACTAACCGCGGAGCCTGGACCGGTGTCAGCACAGGGCAAGGGGCGAGTCTTCCTGCGCACCCCCTTGGGCGGTCACCGTATCCTGGATATGCTGGCAGGAGACCCGTTGCCAAGGATCTGCTGA